The following DNA comes from Polyangiaceae bacterium.
ACGTCGTTGGTTTCCGCGAGAGCATCTTCGTCTACAGCACGCGCTGGCTACGCGAGTTCGGTGAACTGTATCGGCGCGAGGTGAAGCTGCCGTACTACTGCCACTTACGCGCGGACATTCTCGACCAAGAGATGGTCGACCTACTGGCGTGGTCGGGATGTCACACTGTCAACGTGGGGATCGAGACCGCGAACGAGCACCTCGCAAACGGGGTTCTCCGCCGCAACATCAAGATGGACCGCTTGAAGCAAGGCATCACCATGCTCAAGAAGGCGGGCATCGTCGTGTTCGCCGACAACATCTTGGGCATTCCGGGCGGCACTCTGGAAGACGACCTGGCGACCTTGGACCTCAACATCGAGCTCGACGTCGACTACGCCGCCGCCACCTTGTGCACGCCGTATCCGGGGACGGGCATCGCCGACTATGCGGTGGAGCACGGGTACTTCTCGGGCAACTTCGAAGAGATCGACGATAGCTACTACACCGAGAGCGTGCTCACGTTTTCGTCGGCTCTGGAGAAGCGCAAGGTCGAGAATCTGCACAAGCTGTTCGCCGTGAGCGCTGCGCTTCCGGCGATTCGCCCGATCATGTTGCGATTGCTCGGCTTGCCCGAGAACGACTTCTTCTACGCCTTGTTTCGCGCCTGGTACTTCGTGTGCCACGTCACGGACGTGATGCCGCGCCGCCTCGACTGGGAGCACTTGGTCGAAGGCGTACAGAGCGTGTTCGGCGTGTATCATGGTCGCGACGAGAACCACTTCCCCTGCCCGCAACCGCAAGTGCTGCCGCTGGTCCACCCCAGTCCGGCTCCAGTGAAGAAGCTACGGGCGAAACGTCACGCTGCGGAGGTCGCCGATGTACGCTGATCCCAAGGACATCAGGTCGCGGCGCCGCAAGCGGCGTTTCAAGGCGCTGGCGTCGATCGCGCTCGCCACGGCCGCCGGAGTCTTTCTCGCCTGTCAGCGCAAGCTCACGGAGCCTGCGGCGCCTGCTGCGACACCAGCGCCATCGCCGCGAGGTCCCGACGCGCGCTCCGGTCCTGAGCCCAGGGATCTACCCGATGCGAGCACAGGATCGGTGGAGGTGCCGGACGGTGGAGACGAGGCGGCGTCCTCGGGCGGGGCGCGTGACGCTTCCTCGGAGCGGCAGCGCGACGCTCACGTCGATGTAACCGAGCATCGCAAAGGCATGCCCGTCCGCGACAACCTCCTCGAGTGACCTCGCGCGAAGGCCGCGACTGGCAGTGCGGCACCATCCAGGTCGACTTTGCGATGCCGGAGCGCTAGCGCGCGGCGTCGTGGGCCCTTCCTATCCCTTGCACTGCGTCGCGACGTTCGCTAGTCCTCTCCCACCTGCCTGGTGAGCAAGGCACCTGCTTCGATGGTCATTCGGCTGGCTGGCTCTTGGACACTCTGCGACGAAGAATGCGATGAGCTTGGTGCATGAATACGCTTTCGGCCAAGTATGCGGTCTGGACGTAAACAACCTTCACTGCATCGGCTCGCGCGCAGTCCATGTCGGGAAGTTCGACCACACGAACGGCGAGTCCCACGTCTACGAGCGGCGGGGGCAGGCGGGGGCTACCGAGCTCCCTACGCCGGGCCTCTTCGCGAGCATCTGGAGATCCCGACAGGGAAACGTCTACCTCGCGCATCGGGATGGCGCCTTCTTCACTCGGCAGCCGAACGGCACTTGGGATCGGTGCATGGTCCGCGCTTCCCTGCTCGGGATCTGGGGACTGGACGACGATCACGTCTATGGCTGGGGCCTCGCCGGCGACGAGCCCGTGATGTTCCAGAAGGCGGCCGATGGCACATGGCCGCCGATGTCGGCCCCGGAGAAGCTCGTCTTCGGGATGTCGGGAGACCGTCCGGACCGACTGATCGCGGTTGGGCTCAACGGGAGCATATCCATCTGGGATGGAGGTACGTGGCGCGCCCAGTCTTCCCCCGTCTCAGCTGCACTGAGCTCGGTCCACTGGGTGAGCGAGGACGAGATCTACGTCACGGGTCCGAGCGCCAAGTTCGTGCTCGAGGGATCGATCCACGGCTGGAGCCGACGAGGTCCGTTTCCCTACCCGCTACACTGCGTGGCCAGGTTCGCGGGCAAGCTCTGGGTCGGATGTGGGCTCTCGGGGCTCCACGTCCTCCCGGATGGCGCAGACCGGCTGGAGCTCGTCAAGCCGAACATCCAGGTGACCTTCTTCGACCCGCGGGGGAACCTCGTCATGTCCGGCACGGAGATGATCGTCGAGACAGCCGACGGTGATAGCTTCGCCGGAGTCGGTATCGCCGCCTACAAGGAGCTCGCCGACAGGCTCCCTCCGAGCTGGTGAGGAAGGCGCGGCAGCGCGACGCTCACGTGGACGTGACCGAGCATCGCAAAGGCATGCCCGTCCGCGACAACCTCCTCGAGTGACCTCGCGCGTATCTTGCGCACGAGAATGCTACACGGCTGTCGGCGATCCGCTGGTATGTTGCGCGCCATGGATGAAACCGCGCTCCTCGACTACGCAAACGTCATCTTCCAACGCGAGCGCATGCTCGACTCCTACGACGTGGCGGCGAAGGTCGTCACGAAAGGCTTCTTCAAGAAGACGACCGAGGTCGTCCTCGAAGGAGACGTGGCACAAGCCTTGACGCGTCTCGCCGGGTACGCGGAGGACCAGAAGGTTCCGTTCGTGGCGGGCGACATCGAGCGCACCAACCGGGTCCCCGAGCATGAATCGCGCATGCAGCAAGACCCCGCGTTTCGCAGCGCGGTGCGCCGCGCGTACGCGATGGAACTCTTGGGCTCGCGGTCGAACTTCAACCCGCGCTACATGCCCCCCGAGTACGAGCCCCAGGTCCAGGCCGCGATGCAAAACGAGCTACTGATGAACAACCCCTTCGTGCCCCTCGTGCAGCGACAGCCAAAGGTGCAAGAGGCGTTCATAGACAGCGGCGGTGTTTCGGTCGCGTAGGTCCGCGCCGATTTAGTGCGGGCGCGCCGCTGGATGCGGGAGTAGTGCACCGCGCCGCCGCGCGTCGAGACCTGAAAACCACCAAGGCTAGCAATGCGGGCGTCAGCGCACTGTCGGGCACAGTTTGCCGCTGCCGGCGCCGACGTTATTGCCGGGATGACAGTCGGCGATCGTCGCATCGGGATCGGCGGCGACGTAGACGTCCTTGTCGCCGTCGACCTGTCCGCTGCAGTGGACCACCGTGCAGTCGCCTGGAGCGAGCAGGGTGCCGGTCTTCACCTTGCACAGCGGCGAGGCCGTGCCGCCGTCGGGCGCTCCGGCGTCGCCCTTGGGTAGCTGGTAGAAGACGATCTCCGCTCCGTCTTGGACGGGATTCGTGCCGCGGTTGCACACCTTGGCGCTGAGATCCACGGTCTGCGTCTTGCCGCTGCACACGTTGGAGAGATCGTCGAGCTCCACCGTCAGGTCAGCCAGCGCGAGCTTGCCGAGCTCACCTTGGGCGTTCTGACGGAAGTTGTTCATGCCCGGCTGCTCCCAGTTGTTCAGCACCTTGCTGCTCTGCACCACGCGACCGTCATCCGAGACGTGGGTGATGCTGTAAGCGTGTTGGTTCCAGATCGGGCGCGAGGACACCCAGCGATCTTGGGGATCGCGAAGGATCGAGAAGCCGCCCTTGTGGACCCAAGGCCCGGACGCGGGGAACAGTGGATCGGGGCTGGGGCAGTTGATGCTGGACGCCGTCGTGCGCACGGCGACGATTTCAGTGGCGAAGTCGCCATCGACGTCGGCGATGACTGGCAGTTCGTAGCCCGTGCCGGTGGATGCAGGCGCACTGAAACGCACCGCGCCCGTGGGGCCGTCGTACACACGCACGTAGCACTCGTCTCCGTAGATCACCTCGGAGGTGCCGTCGCCGTCGAAGTCGAACAAGCTCGAACCAGTGACGCTCGACGAGAAGTCTTGCGACGGTTGAGCCCACAGGATCCCCGAGGGCAGCGACCCGTTCATCTTGTTGCACTTGCCCCCCGGCCGCGCGGCGGGCGGACCCGAGACGGTGCAGTCAGGATCGTACACCGCGTAGTACTCGTTGGCGGCCGCCGCGAACTCGACTTGCCCGTCGCCATCGAAGTCGCTCGCCGTCGGCGGCCCACCGTGACCGCCATGGTTCGAGGTCTGGTGGTAGAGGTTCACGGGGCCGAACACGACGTCCCCGGAGAGCGTCTGCACGCGAATGCTACCGGTCGAAGAAGGGTTGAACGTCGTCGTCGCTGCGGACACGACGACGATCTCGGGGAGCTTGGCCGTCGCTGGCTTGCCGCTGATGGTGGAGTATTGACCCACGTCGACAACGGCGACGTGGCCCGGCTTCTGCGTCGCGGCGTTCGGCGTGAAGTAGCTCTCGAGCTGCCACTGCTTGGCCGACGTATCCCAGGCGTACACACCATCGAACCGCACTAGCTCGGGCTTTCCGTCGAGATCCACGTCGGCGACGGTGTTGAAGAGCCCGAGGTTCAGATAGGGCGTGGAACTCACCGGTGGATTCAGCAAACAGCCGTTCGCGTCGAAGACCATGCTGTCGATGACGATCTCGGGGGTGCCGTCGTCATCCAAGTCCCACAGTCCGGGCCCGTAGTTCGCAAGGTTGTTCGAGAAGGTGACCGGCTGATTGCCGGGGCATGTGTGTCCCAGCCACTTCTGCGTGAGTTTCGGCTTGGCGCCGCTCGTGTCGATCGCAAAGGCCACGAGCTGCAGGGGATCACTGGCATTGCTCGTGTTGCCGACGCGGTGCAGGCCGACGATCTCGGGGTGGCCTTGGGCCGACGCGCCGACGTCGCCGTCGAGATCTCCAATCGCCCAATTCGTGGCGTAACCCACCCGATTGGCGTCGGCGTTGGAGTCGTCGGGACCGCCGATGCGCATTTGCTCTTCGCAAGTGCGTCCGTCGAATACCCGCAGAATGCCCTCGTGACTCGTTGTGCCGGTCTTGAAGGTCGTGACCACGATGGACGGCTGGATCTTGTTCGGATCGAGATCCAGGTTCAGCTCGGCGACCATCGGTGCGGAGTAGATGTCGACGTACTCGGCGGTGGGATCTCCCGCCGGCGGACCGAGCCACTCGCACTGCACGATGGGCGCCAGTCCCGGAGACGGTGTCGCCTTCTCGCAGGTGGGATCGTTGGTCTTGCTCGGCGGAATGCCG
Coding sequences within:
- a CDS encoding radical SAM protein, with the translated sequence MGLKALFVVKEIEGAEPLGALYVAGALLAAGHECKFIGTRGNDVLAEVRRYRPDVVAFGTTTGLHRYYLGLMARIKREHPKVVTLMGGPHATYYPEVIFSPGVDVVCRGEGEDAAVELFAALEAGEDPRHIPDLWVKHEGQVYANGPRPLRRDLDAIPHPPRELLWEYDDLLRKRPLKSFTTNRGCPFPCSYCFNPSLVEHYGSSWKKVRIRSPEDVVAEVVSVKGRGPLDVVGFRESIFVYSTRWLREFGELYRREVKLPYYCHLRADILDQEMVDLLAWSGCHTVNVGIETANEHLANGVLRRNIKMDRLKQGITMLKKAGIVVFADNILGIPGGTLEDDLATLDLNIELDVDYAAATLCTPYPGTGIADYAVEHGYFSGNFEEIDDSYYTESVLTFSSALEKRKVENLHKLFAVSAALPAIRPIMLRLLGLPENDFFYALFRAWYFVCHVTDVMPRRLDWEHLVEGVQSVFGVYHGRDENHFPCPQPQVLPLVHPSPAPVKKLRAKRHAAEVADVR
- a CDS encoding VCBS repeat-containing protein; its protein translation is MRVRNFSIFLLMCGVGLGASCSASEGGGAKPSGGTGGGSAGAADAQGTGGSITVDAGSDSPTSCTGASECPKGTLCKYELCIPNLGKCTTHDDCPGDSYCDADGTCIPYGIPPSKTNDPTCEKATPSPGLAPIVQCEWLGPPAGDPTAEYVDIYSAPMVAELNLDLDPNKIQPSIVVTTFKTGTTSHEGILRVFDGRTCEEQMRIGGPDDSNADANRVGYATNWAIGDLDGDVGASAQGHPEIVGLHRVGNTSNASDPLQLVAFAIDTSGAKPKLTQKWLGHTCPGNQPVTFSNNLANYGPGLWDLDDDGTPEIVIDSMVFDANGCLLNPPVSSTPYLNLGLFNTVADVDLDGKPELVRFDGVYAWDTSAKQWQLESYFTPNAATQKPGHVAVVDVGQYSTISGKPATAKLPEIVVVSAATTTFNPSSTGSIRVQTLSGDVVFGPVNLYHQTSNHGGHGGPPTASDFDGDGQVEFAAAANEYYAVYDPDCTVSGPPAARPGGKCNKMNGSLPSGILWAQPSQDFSSSVTGSSLFDFDGDGTSEVIYGDECYVRVYDGPTGAVRFSAPASTGTGYELPVIADVDGDFATEIVAVRTTASSINCPSPDPLFPASGPWVHKGGFSILRDPQDRWVSSRPIWNQHAYSITHVSDDGRVVQSSKVLNNWEQPGMNNFRQNAQGELGKLALADLTVELDDLSNVCSGKTQTVDLSAKVCNRGTNPVQDGAEIVFYQLPKGDAGAPDGGTASPLCKVKTGTLLAPGDCTVVHCSGQVDGDKDVYVAADPDATIADCHPGNNVGAGSGKLCPTVR